The genomic region TCCCGCGGCCGAGCTCTCCCCTTGCGCCGAGAGTGTGCCTTTCCACCGCCGAGAGTGCGTCTTCCCGTCGCCGAGAGTGCGCCGTCTTCGTCCCGAGCGTGCCGGTTCGCTCACGCCGGTGCTCGAACCGCCCAACGTCGGGCAGCGCGCATGCACCCCTCGTAGGCTGACCGGCATGATCATCGCGCTCGCCCTCTCCGCCAGCCTCGACGTGACGTACGAGGTCGACGAGCTCGACGTTGGCGACATCACCCGCCCGTTCGCCGTCACCCGGGTCGCGGGCGGCAAGTCGCTCAACGTGGCGCGGGCCGCATCAGCACTCGGTGCCGACGTGCGGGCGGTCGCGGCGCTCGGCGGCCCGACGGGGGAGTGGGTCGCCTCGATGCTCGCCGACGACGGTGTGGATGCCGTCATCGTTCCGTTGTCCCGGGTGACCCGCACGTGCATCGCCGTGGTGGAGCGTGCCGAGTCGACCACCAGCACCGACCTCTACGAGCCGGCGACACAGTTGGACTCCGGCGAGTGGGATGCCTTCGCCTCCGCCGCCCGCACCGCCGTCGCCGACGCCGTGGCGGAGCATCCACTGCCGTGGGTCTCGCTCTCCGGCTCGGTGCCGCCCGGGGTTCCGCTCACCGCGCTGGGTGATCTGCTCGGCGAGCTGCGAGCCACCGGCGCTCGCATCGCGGTGGACGGCTCGGGCGCAGGCCTGAAGGCGACGGCGCCGCACGCCGATCTGGTGAAGGTGAACCGGCGTGAGGCGTCCGAACTCCTCGGCGCCGATCAGCAGTCGGCGGCAG from Humibacter ginsenosidimutans harbors:
- a CDS encoding 1-phosphofructokinase family hexose kinase, with translation MIIALALSASLDVTYEVDELDVGDITRPFAVTRVAGGKSLNVARAASALGADVRAVAALGGPTGEWVASMLADDGVDAVIVPLSRVTRTCIAVVERAESTTSTDLYEPATQLDSGEWDAFASAARTAVADAVAEHPLPWVSLSGSVPPGVPLTALGDLLGELRATGARIAVDGSGAGLKATAPHADLVKVNRREASELLGADQQSAAAACRSLHEAHGVDAVVTDGVAGSAALLGGAEASVAASTRRGRFPAGSGDSFLGGLLAALERGAGVAEALAAAADAGERNALVPGQGILAPVG